One genomic segment of Hydra vulgaris chromosome 14, alternate assembly HydraT2T_AEP includes these proteins:
- the LOC136091048 gene encoding uncharacterized protein LOC136091048, with protein sequence MAMTNNYESLFFNLYETNLFSSEENLDPENNFYRSILYDCSYHFPNQLEGFLFKNAREKSNKQIVILHLNIRSLKCNYKKLLDLLEEAKHIFNIICLTETWITVDEINSNFDIPHFNIISMERKTNKRGGGVLIYVHENFEYCFKNDLSVSDSDKEVVTIEITNNQTKNILLSCCYRPPDGVSENLSMFLQQIIKKGNNDKKENYIVGDLNMNCFLYNDDHKIKNFYDAIFETGSVTLINRPTRVTINTATLIDNIITTDILNNNIQLGIIKTDISDHFPLFLKLNKTNSERNINTKKVIRKRIYNETNIKLFKDQLSLLHWKNINFDDNANNIYETFFKTFFSVYEVNFPIIEKAITTKNINTPWITKGPTMSEKIPKTKSLFTDYLESLDNCICSDELSSELSFDEFERAFKSIKKNKAIGADQINGNVIIDCFEQIKDVLFKIFKASIHQGVFPEQLKIAKIIPIFKEGDKSEISNYRPISVLSTFSKILEKIMFNRLYKYFHDNNLLYINQFGFKKDNSTEHAIIQFVREISKSFEKSQYTLGIFIDLSKAFDTVDHHILIHKLKYYGIKNKILKWFKSYLSNRKQFVLFNNDYQSTFLNTCGVPQGSILGPLLFLIYINDLNKASKLMSIMYADDTNLFLSNYDIAELFKTMNEELRYISNWFKCNKLTLNINKTKWVLFHSISKKRFLPTNLPQIFIDQKEIKRDSVTKFLGVYLDENITWNHHIDYISTKISKNMGILYKLRIYLNKKVLIQLYYSFIHSYLNYANIAWGSTEKSLRIVLHCHLGQ encoded by the exons ATGGCTATGACTAATAACTATGaatcccttttttttaatttatatgaaacAAATCTCTTTTCTTCAGAAGAAAACCTAGAccctgaaaataatttttatcgcAGTATTTTATACGATTGTTCTTATCATTTTCCGAACCAACTAGAagggtttctttttaagaatgCTCGCGAAAAAAGTAATAAGCAAATTGTAATTCTCCACCTCAATATAAGAAGTTTGAAATgcaattacaaaaaacttttagatcTATTAGAAGAAgctaaacacatttttaatattatttgtttaactgaaacttggatCACAGTAGatgaaataaatagtaattttgatattcctcattttaatataatttctatGGAGAGAAAAACGAATAAGCGCGGCGGTGGAGTATTAATTTATGTTCACGAAAATTTTgagtattgttttaaaaatgatttgagCGTTTCTGACAGCGATAAAGAAGTTGTAACTATTGAAATTACAAACaatcaaactaaaaacattttactaagctgttgttatcggccACCTGACGGCGTGAGCGAAAACCTGAGCATGTTCTTAcaacaaatcataaaaaaaggaaataatgataaaaaagaaaactatataGTCGGAGACTTAAATATGAACTGTTTTCTCTATAATGACGACcataaaattaagaatttttatgacgcaatttttgaaacagggtCAGTTACTTTAATAAATCGACCCACAAGAGTTACAATAAATACAGCGACtcttatagataatattataactACTGATATTctcaataataatatacaattagGTATCATAAAAACTGATATATCAGATCATTTTCCTCTAtttctgaaacttaataaaacaaactCAGAAAGAAACATCAATAccaaaaaagtaataagaaaacgcatttataatgagactaatattaagttatttaaagacCAACTATCATTACTGCAttggaaaaatataaattttgatgataacgctaataatatttatgaaacttttttcaaaacttttttttctgtttatgaAGTTAATTTCCCAATCATAGAAAAAGCAATAACAACAAAGAATATCAATACACCCTGGATtactaaag GACCAACAATGTCTGAAAAAATCCCTAAAACCAAATCTTTGTTTACTGATTATTTAGAATCCCTGGATAATTGCATTTGTTCAGATGAGTTATCTTCCGAATTAAGTTTTGATGAGTTCGAAAGAGCCttcaaatctattaaaaaaaataaggcaaTTGGAGCAGATCAAATTAATGGAAACGTGATTATAGATTGCTTTGAACAAATTAAAGATGttctatttaaaatctttaaggCTTCTATCCATCAAGGAGTATTCCcggaacaattaaaaattgccaaaattattcctatttttaaagaaggggACAAATCTGAAATCAGTAATTATCGCCCCATCTCTGTTCTCTCCACATTTTCGAAAATCctagaaaaaattatgttcaaCAGATTATACAAATACTTTCATGATAATAATCTACTTTACAttaatcaatttggtttcaagAAAGATAACTCAACTGAACATGCTattatccaatttgtacgtgaaatctcaaaatcatttgaaaaatcacaatatacactaggaatttttattgacctatcaaaagcttttgatacggtcgatCACCATATTTTGATTCATAAACTCAAATACtacggaataaaaaataaaattttaaaatggtttaaaagttatctatctAATCGAAAACAGTTTGTATTATTTAACAATGATTATCAATCCACTTTTCTTAATActtgtggagttccacaaggttcaattcttggacctctcctttttttaatttatataaatgacttaaataaagcttcaaaaCTAATGAGCATTAtgtatgcagatgatacaaacctATTCCTTTCTAACTATGATATCgctgaactttttaaaacaatgaacgaAGAACTCAGATATATATCTAATTGGTTTAAGTGTAATAAGTTAAccttaaatattaataaaacaaaatgggttttatttcattcaatttcaaaaaaacgaTTTCTCCCTACAAATTTACCTCAAATTTTTATCGATCAAAAGGAAATCAAAAGAGATtctgttacaaaatttttaggtgtttatcttgatgaaaatattacctGGAATCaccatattgattatataagcacaaaaatttctaaaaacatgggGATCCTATATAAATTACGAATCTATCTCAATAAGAAAGTCTTAAtacaactttattattcatttatacatagttatttaaattatgccaatattgcttggggaagtactgaaaaaa gtttacGTATTGTTCTTCATTGCCATTTAGGACAatga